CGTACATCTGTAAGTCTGGGCGGTTTTTAGCCCTGCCAACCTTCATTTTTAAGTCGTTCCCGCTCTAGGGCTTCCGTCAGTCTACTTTCTAAAATAGGTTCAATCAAGGTTTTTTCTTTTCGTCGTGTACCAAAAGGAGGTTTCTTCAATTGGTTTTTCATACGATCATCAGAACTTGAGTATCTATTGGAACCTACCAAGACCTCTTTTTGGCTGTTGAATTTCTCCTGTTCTTTTTGGGCGCTTTCCCTCAATTTTTTCTGAAGGGTGTGGTATTTTAGCTGTTTTAGAAATCCGCCGTTGGCCTCCATATCTTTAAAGAGTATAAGCGCTTTTTCCGCCAGTTGGTCCGTTAGACTTTCTATGTAATACGAGCCTTCTGCGGGGTTTTGTAGCGATTTAAAATAACTCTCCTCTTTAAGGAGTAGCAATTGATTTCTAGCGATGCGTTCCGCAAATGAATTGTTCTTATGATAGATAAAATCATAGTTGAGGTTACAAACGCTATCGGCACCACCCAAAATAGCGGACATACATTCCGTAGTGGTGCGGATCATATTCATATTATAATCATAGAGCGTCTTGTTTCGTTTGGAAGGTGTTGCTTCTATGTGGCAATGAGCGGTAATATTATATTCTGCAGCAAGTAATTTCCAGAGTTTTCGTAGGGCATGTATTTTGGCGATTTCAAAAAAATAGTTGCCGCCCATGGCCATTTTAAAGGTAATGGATTCTAATTTTGAACCAAAGCGATGCAAATATTCATTGGCATGGGCTAAAGCATAGGCGAGTTGTTGCACCATGGTTCCCCCCGCATTTTGGTACAGTTCTGCATTTACGGTAACCACATTTTTTGGCGATGGCGTTTGAGTGACTTGCAACAGTTGTGACAGGATTTCAAAATCCTCGGCCATATTCGTAAACCAATTCCCCGTAGCTGCGAGATGCCCAATAGGGTCCATGTGAAATGAGATAGGAGAATTTTCTTGGGATAACAAGTGTGTCAGTTTCTGGATGTCTTCAGTAGAAGCGCTTTCAAATTGACAATGAATAGCAACCGATTGGCAATCGATATCCTTGAGTAGTGCTTTTAGATCGGTATCTGGCGAAGGCAAGGTGAACCGTATACTTTCTGCACCACCGGCAATGGCGCTAATCGCATGCTTGTTCGCCAAAGAAAGCTCACGAACTACAATATGTTGCGTTATGAGCCAATTGTTATGAGCTGTTGGCGAAGACTGTTTTTGACTTGCCAAATCATCGGCATGATAAAAGGGTTTTACTTTAATACCCTCTGGGGATTCCCAAACCAATTTTTCATTATAATCGGCACCTTTCAATTCATATTGAATGTTTTGTTTCCACGCTTTCGCGGAAACTTCTTGAAAATCAGTAAACAATTTTTGTTTTATGCCCATAGCCTATACCAATCGTTCATGAAAAGTACGATTTTGAGGGCGATTCAAAAAATATGGTTAAGAAGTTTCTAGTGCAACATAGTGAAGTATGTGGCTCTAGTTATAGCTTTGGTTAAATGGAAATATTTTTTGAAAGCAGGAAAGCGTAGTACTGTTTTTTGAGTTAATACGCTTTTTCTTCCCCACGCACGGCATTGATAACTGTTTGTATGATGATTTTTATGTCTAGTCGTAAGGACCATTTTTCTACATAAAAAATGTCTAGTTTGGTACGATTTAGAATATCTTTTTTCTCTGAAATTTCACCTCTGTATCCTTTTGTTTGGGCAAGACCTGTAATACCTGGTTTTACAAAATGGCGTACCAAATACTTGTCTACAGATACTTCATAGTCATAGGTGTGCGATTCCATATGCGGTCTGGGGCCCACTACGCTCATATTTCCTAGAAATACATTCAAGAACTGGGGCAGTTCATCTATACTGGTCTTTCTGATAAATTGGCCCACACGAGTTACACGCATATCACCTTTTGTCGCCATTTTAGAATCGGCATCCTTGGAGGGGCGCATAGACCTGAATTTGTAACACCAGAACGTCTGCCGCCTTAAACCATGCCTTTTTTGTTTGAAATAAAGCTTTCCGGGAGATTCCAATTTTATTAAAACGAACATTATGGGAACCAACCAGGATAAGAAAGCTATAATAACAAAAGATGAAAAAGCAATATCAAAAGAACGCTTCACTACCCGTGCAAATAGCGTGTCTAATGGCACTCTTCTAAGGTTGAGTACGGGTACGGTATCATACAATTCTATAAACATACCCCTAGAGTATATTTCCTTGTTGTCTGGAATAATTTTTACCCGGATGAGGTTGTTATCTGCAAAGTCAATAAGGTTACGAAGCTCCTTATTATTGAACTTGGAGGCAACAAGGTAGATTTCGTCTATATTGTTTTCTAGGATGTAAAGAAAGCAGTCTACCACGGGACCTAGATAGGTAGGGCTACCTGATTTTTTATCATCAAAATACCCCATATAGCGGTACCCTAATTCTGCATCATCAAAGACGTGTCTTATTTTTTTAAGGTTTTTATCACGCCCAATAACTACAGCTTTTACTGAGTTTCCACCCCACAAGCGGTATTTTCTTCGTAACCAAAAGAAAATGACACGATAGACCGTAAGTGCAGTACAGATTATAAGGTAAATGAACAGTTGCTGTTCCAACGATTCATATATTCTACCAGTTATACCAAATAATGCGAAATAGGCAAGACCATAAATTAAGTAGAGCTGAACAACTATATGAATGTTGGTAAAG
This genomic interval from Zobellia roscoffensis contains the following:
- a CDS encoding exopolysaccharide biosynthesis polyprenyl glycosylphosphotransferase codes for the protein MVHLCIINGFLFFLTPETYTNVYYILHYNVSWLLITYGLSYYTRKRKERFFTNIHIVVQLYLIYGLAYFALFGITGRIYESLEQQLFIYLIICTALTVYRVIFFWLRRKYRLWGGNSVKAVVIGRDKNLKKIRHVFDDAELGYRYMGYFDDKKSGSPTYLGPVVDCFLYILENNIDEIYLVASKFNNKELRNLIDFADNNLIRVKIIPDNKEIYSRGMFIELYDTVPVLNLRRVPLDTLFARVVKRSFDIAFSSFVIIAFLSWLVPIMFVLIKLESPGKLYFKQKRHGLRRQTFWCYKFRSMRPSKDADSKMATKGDMRVTRVGQFIRKTSIDELPQFLNVFLGNMSVVGPRPHMESHTYDYEVSVDKYLVRHFVKPGITGLAQTKGYRGEISEKKDILNRTKLDIFYVEKWSLRLDIKIIIQTVINAVRGEEKAY
- a CDS encoding methylmalonyl-CoA mutase subunit beta, whose protein sequence is MGIKQKLFTDFQEVSAKAWKQNIQYELKGADYNEKLVWESPEGIKVKPFYHADDLASQKQSSPTAHNNWLITQHIVVRELSLANKHAISAIAGGAESIRFTLPSPDTDLKALLKDIDCQSVAIHCQFESASTEDIQKLTHLLSQENSPISFHMDPIGHLAATGNWFTNMAEDFEILSQLLQVTQTPSPKNVVTVNAELYQNAGGTMVQQLAYALAHANEYLHRFGSKLESITFKMAMGGNYFFEIAKIHALRKLWKLLAAEYNITAHCHIEATPSKRNKTLYDYNMNMIRTTTECMSAILGGADSVCNLNYDFIYHKNNSFAERIARNQLLLLKEESYFKSLQNPAEGSYYIESLTDQLAEKALILFKDMEANGGFLKQLKYHTLQKKLRESAQKEQEKFNSQKEVLVGSNRYSSSDDRMKNQLKKPPFGTRRKEKTLIEPILESRLTEALERERLKNEGWQG